One genomic region from Nitrospirota bacterium encodes:
- a CDS encoding cytidylyltransferase encodes MSKSVVCALMIGRKGSIGFPGKNVYPVLGRPLAAYPLLAAKGSRYVERIFVSTDSPEIMDIAKGYGAELIERPAELATKQALGEDVFVHGYREIQRRLASQGLEVELMILLFANAATITSQLMDQGIETLRRDAHFDSAVTTSVYNMWSPLRARKLHSDGCLRPFVPFETFGDPRTLNCDRDSQGDVHFADMSVSVVRPKCLEQMSEGLLPQKWMGQRIAPIPSWGGCDVDYEWQVPMVEFWLRKHGIQEA; translated from the coding sequence ATGAGTAAATCCGTGGTTTGCGCATTAATGATCGGACGGAAAGGCAGTATTGGGTTTCCCGGGAAGAACGTATATCCGGTTCTCGGGCGGCCTCTTGCAGCGTATCCGCTCCTGGCAGCGAAAGGTTCGCGCTATGTGGAACGGATCTTTGTCTCCACGGATTCTCCTGAGATCATGGACATCGCCAAGGGATATGGCGCAGAGCTCATCGAGCGGCCAGCTGAGTTGGCGACGAAGCAGGCCTTAGGCGAAGACGTGTTCGTGCACGGCTATCGGGAAATACAAAGAAGGTTGGCGTCGCAGGGACTAGAGGTAGAGTTGATGATCCTATTGTTCGCCAACGCCGCAACGATCACGAGTCAATTGATGGACCAAGGGATTGAGACTCTCCGTAGGGATGCACATTTTGATTCAGCCGTGACGACATCGGTGTACAACATGTGGAGTCCCTTGCGGGCTCGGAAACTCCATTCGGACGGTTGCCTAAGGCCTTTTGTGCCGTTCGAAACTTTCGGAGATCCTCGTACGCTCAACTGTGATCGGGATTCGCAGGGGGATGTGCATTTTGCCGATATGTCGGTTTCAGTAGTTCGGCCAAAGTGCTTGGAGCAGATGAGTGAAGGCCTGTTACCGCAGAAGTGGATGGGGCAACGGATTGCACCTATCCCATCATGGGGAGGATGCGATGTGGACTATGAATGGCAAGTGCCGATGGTAGAGTTTTGGCTTCGGAAACACGGCATTCAGGAGGCGTAA
- a CDS encoding HAD hydrolase-like protein, with translation MFWDFDGVIKDSVIAKSVAFEQLFLSYGRDLADRVREHHEAHAGVSRFEKIPIYLRWAGEPGTVEQVNEFCDRFARQVWQSVIDAAWVPGVREYLQEQYSRQYFVLLTATPQEEILQILNVLEIGHCFREVHGAPRPKASAIGDVLRRFQYARDQVLVVGDSEADFNAASANQVPFLLRRTPLTHDLQSRYQGASFDGLEYSEGLGGV, from the coding sequence GTGTTTTGGGATTTCGACGGGGTCATCAAGGACTCTGTGATCGCCAAGTCTGTTGCGTTCGAGCAACTATTTTTGTCCTACGGCAGGGATCTTGCCGATCGTGTGCGGGAACATCATGAAGCCCATGCAGGTGTTTCGCGCTTTGAAAAGATTCCCATCTATCTTCGCTGGGCCGGCGAGCCAGGGACAGTAGAGCAGGTCAATGAATTCTGTGACCGATTTGCGCGACAGGTGTGGCAGTCTGTTATCGATGCGGCATGGGTCCCGGGTGTGCGTGAGTATTTGCAAGAGCAGTATTCCCGGCAGTACTTTGTGCTCCTGACTGCAACGCCCCAGGAAGAAATTCTGCAAATATTGAACGTGCTGGAGATCGGCCACTGTTTCCGGGAGGTGCACGGCGCTCCGAGACCAAAAGCTTCGGCAATAGGGGATGTGCTGCGGCGATTTCAGTATGCTCGTGACCAAGTGTTAGTGGTCGGAGATTCAGAGGCGGACTTTAATGCCGCTTCCGCAAATCAGGTGCCCTTTCTGCTTCGGCGGACCCCGTTAACTCATGATTTGCAAAGCCGATACCAAGGGGCGAGTTTTGATGGCCTCGAATATTCTGAGGGATTGGGAGGGGTATGA
- a CDS encoding FkbM family methyltransferase → MFSTSKKFIKASLSTSSRWLRKTRPGAYAFEIIVNTAMQATQTLTHQKTTLTFAVPNNLNRFRVESFSTKEPETLEWIDAIPRGAVVWDIGANVGLYSCYSAKARDCQVFAFEPSVFNLELLARNICLNGLTGKIVIVPLPLFDSMAINTLNMTTTDWGGALSTFGQDYGWDGQRMQPVFKFQTIGVSGSDAVQLLRVPQPNFIKIDVDGIEHLVLRGAMAVLKKVDGVLIEVNDSFHEQAEQCQKLLLEAGLVLKEKRHSALFDSAESFGGGKVWNQIWVRAQTPGT, encoded by the coding sequence ATGTTCAGTACAAGCAAGAAGTTTATTAAAGCATCCCTTAGCACAAGTAGTCGTTGGCTTAGGAAGACACGGCCGGGTGCCTATGCATTTGAAATCATCGTGAATACGGCAATGCAGGCAACGCAGACTTTAACCCATCAGAAGACGACACTTACCTTTGCCGTGCCCAATAATCTGAACCGTTTTCGTGTGGAGAGCTTCTCGACTAAAGAGCCTGAAACGCTCGAATGGATCGATGCGATCCCCCGTGGGGCAGTCGTATGGGATATTGGCGCAAATGTAGGTCTATATTCTTGTTACTCTGCCAAGGCTAGGGACTGTCAGGTGTTTGCGTTCGAACCTTCTGTTTTTAACTTGGAATTGCTTGCCAGGAATATTTGTCTCAATGGACTCACGGGTAAAATTGTCATCGTTCCCTTACCGCTTTTCGATTCGATGGCAATAAACACATTGAATATGACAACGACTGATTGGGGAGGCGCGTTATCGACCTTCGGACAAGACTACGGCTGGGATGGTCAGAGGATGCAACCGGTGTTCAAGTTCCAGACCATAGGCGTTTCCGGTTCGGATGCTGTGCAGCTTCTACGAGTGCCACAACCGAACTTCATCAAAATTGATGTGGACGGGATTGAGCATCTCGTATTGCGAGGAGCGATGGCTGTATTGAAGAAAGTGGATGGTGTATTGATCGAGGTCAATGACAGCTTTCATGAACAAGCGGAGCAGTGTCAGAAATTGCTTCTTGAGGCGGGGCTTGTGTTGAAAGAGAAGCGCCATTCGGCGCTGTTCGACAGTGCAGAATCATTTGGCGGGGGAAAGGTTTGGAATCAGATTTGGGTCAGAGCGCAAACGCCAGGAACCTAA
- a CDS encoding NAD(P)-dependent oxidoreductase, with translation MRKVCVIGGSGFLGSHVADALSDEGHGVRIYDRNPSSWLRPDQEMVIGDLMDADGVAAAVAGSDVVYNFAALADLNEALDKPVETVRINVLGNTYVMEACRRHGVKRFVYASTVYVYSRQGGFYRCSKQAAEQYVDEYQRAYGLDYTILRYGSLYGPRADLSNGLYRIVKNALETGIVRYEGSADALREYIHVEDAARASVAALGEEFRNQSVILTGQEPMRVLDLLEMLAEILGLNKPVEFVANDQPGHYVRTPYAYQPKLGRKYVPPMHVDLGQGLIQLIEDVRSRKSADRSQL, from the coding sequence ATGAGAAAAGTCTGTGTGATCGGTGGTTCAGGATTTCTGGGAAGCCATGTCGCCGATGCGCTGAGTGACGAGGGGCATGGTGTCCGCATTTACGATCGTAATCCGTCCTCGTGGTTGCGGCCAGATCAGGAAATGGTGATCGGTGATCTCATGGACGCCGACGGCGTTGCGGCGGCTGTTGCTGGTTCTGACGTTGTTTATAACTTTGCCGCGTTGGCGGATCTGAACGAAGCCCTCGATAAGCCCGTTGAAACAGTGCGAATAAACGTCCTCGGTAACACGTACGTTATGGAAGCCTGTCGGCGACATGGGGTAAAGCGTTTTGTCTATGCCAGTACGGTGTATGTCTATAGCCGTCAAGGAGGCTTTTATCGTTGCAGTAAACAGGCGGCCGAGCAGTATGTAGACGAATACCAGCGAGCGTACGGACTCGACTACACGATTCTGCGATATGGCTCGCTCTATGGCCCGCGCGCTGATCTGAGCAACGGGTTGTATCGCATTGTGAAGAATGCATTGGAGACCGGCATCGTACGATACGAGGGCAGTGCCGATGCACTGCGCGAGTATATTCATGTGGAGGATGCGGCGCGTGCCAGTGTCGCGGCACTCGGCGAGGAGTTTCGCAACCAAAGTGTCATCCTTACTGGGCAGGAACCCATGCGAGTGCTCGATCTGCTTGAAATGCTGGCTGAGATATTAGGCTTGAACAAGCCCGTTGAGTTTGTTGCCAACGATCAGCCCGGTCACTATGTGCGTACACCCTATGCCTACCAGCCAAAACTTGGGCGGAAATATGTACCACCGATGCATGTGGACCTAGGGCAGGGGTTGATCCAATTGATCGAAGATGTGCGTAGTAGAAAGTCCGCTGATCGCTCGCAGCTGTAG
- a CDS encoding phosphoglycerate dehydrogenase: protein MPKALITTVPFADKNRLPIELLESAGIHYVINPIGRKLKEDELADMVADFDVLIAGTEPITDMVMSRAKNLRLISRVGIGLDNVDLLAAERRGIQVSYTPDAPAPAVAEFTIGLMLTLLRHVHVANSQMHRGEWHRHFGRRIPEITIGILGVGRIGGRVLRRLAAFGTPRVLVNDLHPVLNVAPALKLEWMDKEAIFREADVISLHLPLTGQTKNMIRYEQLKSMKADAAVINTSRGGIINEHDLVRVLSEGHLSGAAIDVFEQEPYLGELGSSERCLLTSHMGSMSIDCRIRMEIEATEEAVRFLTGQPLMGLVPPGEYDVQRQGL, encoded by the coding sequence ATGCCTAAGGCCCTGATCACGACAGTTCCCTTTGCAGACAAAAACCGGTTACCTATCGAGCTATTAGAAAGCGCAGGGATTCACTATGTCATCAATCCCATTGGCCGGAAGCTGAAAGAAGACGAGTTAGCTGATATGGTGGCAGACTTTGATGTGCTCATCGCAGGGACTGAGCCGATTACCGACATGGTCATGAGCCGCGCCAAGAACTTGAGGCTGATTTCCCGGGTGGGCATCGGCCTGGATAATGTTGATCTGTTAGCAGCGGAGCGACGCGGGATACAGGTGAGTTATACTCCTGACGCACCGGCGCCTGCGGTGGCGGAATTTACGATCGGCCTCATGCTGACCTTATTGCGCCACGTTCATGTCGCGAATTCACAAATGCATCGCGGTGAGTGGCATCGCCATTTTGGACGCCGCATTCCAGAAATCACCATTGGCATCCTTGGTGTCGGTCGCATTGGTGGGCGTGTATTGCGGCGTTTGGCAGCTTTCGGGACGCCGAGGGTGCTGGTCAATGACTTACACCCGGTTTTAAATGTTGCTCCGGCCCTCAAGCTTGAGTGGATGGATAAAGAAGCCATTTTCCGAGAGGCCGATGTCATCAGTTTGCATTTACCGCTCACGGGGCAGACAAAAAATATGATTCGCTACGAGCAGCTCAAGAGTATGAAGGCCGATGCGGCGGTGATTAATACCTCACGCGGCGGTATTATCAACGAGCACGATCTAGTGAGAGTTTTGTCAGAAGGGCATTTATCAGGCGCGGCAATCGATGTTTTTGAGCAGGAGCCCTATCTGGGCGAGTTGGGGAGTAGTGAGCGATGCTTGTTGACATCGCATATGGGGTCCATGTCGATAGACTGTAGAATACGTATGGAGATTGAGGCGACGGAGGAGGCTGTGCGATTCCTCACCGGTCAACCCCTGATGGGTTTGGTCCCGCCAGGTGAATATGATGTCCAGCGGCAGGGCTTGTGA
- a CDS encoding acylneuraminate cytidylyltransferase family protein, whose translation MIQGKRVLAVIPARGGSKGVPRKNLRVVSGKPLLWYTIEAAKHSRYLDEIVVSSEDDEILKVAASYGVSLLQRPAHLASDETPGTEPVLHAIESYQGFDYVVLLQPTSPLRTAAHIDGAMEFCLNCTAPACVSICEAETSPFSVFQLDEQHHLSRLMNVSVSGRRQDLPVLYALNGVVYVAEIPWLKKERRFVASQTVGYLMSREESLDIDTEFDFLFLEFLLGKRSY comes from the coding sequence GTGATCCAAGGAAAACGTGTTCTGGCCGTTATCCCTGCACGCGGAGGCTCCAAAGGCGTGCCCCGTAAGAACCTTCGGGTCGTCTCTGGAAAGCCTCTCCTCTGGTACACCATTGAGGCGGCAAAGCACAGCAGGTATCTTGACGAAATTGTGGTCAGTAGTGAGGACGACGAAATCCTGAAGGTCGCGGCTAGCTATGGTGTGAGTCTCCTCCAGCGCCCAGCACATCTTGCCAGCGATGAAACCCCAGGCACCGAACCGGTCCTGCACGCCATCGAAAGCTACCAGGGTTTTGACTATGTCGTTTTGCTGCAACCAACCTCTCCGCTGCGTACAGCCGCACATATTGACGGAGCAATGGAATTTTGCTTGAACTGTACGGCGCCGGCTTGCGTTTCAATCTGCGAGGCCGAAACTTCACCGTTCAGTGTTTTTCAGCTCGACGAGCAACACCATCTCAGCCGGTTGATGAATGTCAGTGTTTCTGGTCGTCGCCAGGATTTGCCGGTGCTGTATGCTCTGAACGGCGTCGTCTATGTTGCTGAAATCCCGTGGCTCAAAAAGGAAAGACGATTTGTCGCCAGTCAAACCGTCGGCTATCTCATGTCAAGAGAAGAGTCTTTGGACATCGATACCGAGTTCGATTTCCTGTTCTTGGAGTTCTTGTTAGGGAAACGTTCATATTGA
- a CDS encoding nucleotidyltransferase family protein has product MKWEQALIGPHASIQEALACINSAATQLALVVDQERYLLGTLSDGDVRRALLAGMTLTDPVERCMCRTPTTTTLGDSREVMLSKMRQHMLHQLPLVDDDGKVVGLKRIDDLLQAEPHENWVIIMAGGLGTRLKELTRNTPKPMLPVGNKPLLETIIDRFAEQGYRNIWLAVNYHADQIEAYFGNGAKFGANIRYLRETMRMGTAGALSLLPPPEKPILVSNADLLTKVDYSQLLDRHIETSAVATMAVREHEYRIPFGVVHAKDDRIGSLEEKPIHRVIVNAGIYVLSPPAVARIPKQTFLDMPEHFASLIEDGQSVRCHHVEDYWLDIGRREDLQQALIDYPELFE; this is encoded by the coding sequence ATGAAATGGGAGCAAGCCCTGATCGGCCCACATGCCTCAATCCAGGAAGCGCTGGCTTGTATTAACTCTGCCGCAACACAATTGGCGCTCGTTGTCGACCAGGAGCGGTATCTTCTCGGCACGCTCTCCGACGGTGACGTTCGCCGCGCGTTACTGGCGGGGATGACGCTCACAGACCCCGTTGAGCGGTGCATGTGCCGCACCCCAACTACGACAACCCTCGGCGATTCGCGCGAAGTCATGCTGTCCAAGATGCGACAGCATATGCTTCACCAGCTTCCACTAGTCGATGATGACGGCAAGGTTGTCGGCCTAAAGCGCATTGATGACTTGCTGCAGGCTGAACCCCACGAAAACTGGGTGATCATCATGGCTGGCGGGCTCGGAACTCGGCTCAAGGAGCTCACACGCAACACCCCGAAGCCAATGCTGCCAGTAGGAAATAAACCGTTGCTTGAAACCATCATCGACCGTTTTGCCGAACAGGGTTACCGCAACATCTGGCTGGCGGTCAATTATCACGCCGACCAGATTGAGGCGTATTTCGGCAATGGAGCCAAATTCGGTGCCAACATCCGTTACCTGCGCGAAACAATGCGCATGGGCACCGCTGGCGCGCTAAGCCTGCTGCCTCCTCCCGAAAAACCTATTCTCGTGAGCAATGCCGATTTGCTAACCAAAGTAGATTACTCGCAGTTGCTTGACCGACATATTGAGACAAGTGCCGTGGCCACAATGGCTGTGCGTGAGCACGAATATCGCATTCCTTTCGGTGTGGTGCACGCCAAGGATGATCGCATTGGCTCTCTGGAGGAAAAACCCATCCATCGCGTCATCGTCAACGCCGGCATCTACGTGCTTTCCCCACCTGCAGTAGCACGTATCCCCAAACAGACATTTTTGGATATGCCGGAACATTTTGCGAGCCTAATTGAGGATGGCCAATCCGTACGGTGTCACCATGTTGAAGACTATTGGCTCGACATTGGTCGCCGCGAGGACTTGCAACAGGCCCTGATCGACTACCCGGAGCTTTTCGAGTGA
- a CDS encoding N-acetylneuraminate synthase family protein: protein MTAFVIAEIGPNHNGSLEIALEMVKRLALSGADAIKFQLADPEAVYSADAFKAEYQKQNDGAGSVIEMSRRLQLPQDAHRQLQQACVKMDILYLCTAFDLGSLEFLDQALNVPRFKVGSGELLTIDMLEYMAHRQKPVILSTGMANFDEIASSLVVLTSEGLKDITLLHCVSNYPSPHADMNLLAMPELAKQFRCKVGFSDHSLGAESCLAAVALGAQVIEKHVTLDKNMPGPDHNASATIEEFYSMVASIRRVEAALGNAQKTFSATEEGIRRMARKSIVTARDIPAGARIEKADLVFKRPGTGLSPLLRDRVIGTTARRDLAADRVIHLGDIEGIVL from the coding sequence ATGACTGCATTTGTGATTGCGGAAATCGGCCCCAACCATAATGGTTCGCTCGAGATTGCGCTGGAGATGGTAAAACGCCTTGCGCTCAGCGGCGCAGATGCAATTAAATTTCAGTTGGCGGATCCTGAGGCCGTGTACTCGGCCGACGCCTTCAAGGCCGAGTATCAGAAACAGAACGATGGCGCCGGCTCGGTCATTGAAATGTCCCGCCGGCTCCAACTCCCGCAGGATGCTCACCGGCAGTTGCAGCAGGCCTGTGTAAAGATGGACATCCTTTATCTCTGCACGGCTTTCGATCTGGGCTCGCTTGAGTTTCTCGATCAGGCGCTCAATGTTCCGCGCTTCAAGGTGGGGTCGGGTGAACTACTGACCATCGACATGCTCGAATATATGGCGCATCGCCAAAAGCCGGTCATCCTCTCCACTGGCATGGCGAATTTTGACGAAATTGCCAGCTCCTTGGTGGTCCTTACCAGCGAAGGACTGAAAGACATCACCCTTCTTCACTGTGTTAGCAACTACCCGTCCCCTCACGCTGATATGAATCTGCTGGCCATGCCAGAACTGGCTAAGCAGTTCCGCTGCAAAGTCGGTTTTTCTGATCACAGCCTCGGTGCTGAATCCTGCCTGGCCGCCGTGGCCCTTGGAGCACAGGTCATCGAAAAACACGTCACCCTCGACAAGAACATGCCAGGGCCGGACCATAATGCATCTGCCACCATTGAGGAATTCTACAGCATGGTCGCTTCCATCCGACGCGTCGAAGCTGCCCTGGGTAATGCTCAAAAGACCTTTTCGGCAACAGAAGAAGGAATTCGGCGCATGGCGCGTAAGAGCATTGTTACGGCTCGCGACATTCCTGCCGGAGCACGCATCGAAAAGGCGGATTTGGTCTTCAAGCGTCCAGGAACCGGCCTATCGCCATTGCTGCGCGACCGCGTGATTGGCACCACTGCGCGCAGGGATCTGGCAGCAGATCGCGTCATCCACCTTGGCGACATCGAAGGAATTGTCTTATGA
- a CDS encoding ATP-grasp domain-containing protein, translated as MKVLFTNAGRRTYLVQFGLDLEHSGYPVHIHVSDCSLLSAAMQVVPTERTHLLPPVLENPQAYLAALLDLVRRERFEVIFPLSDLDPMILAQHREKFDLLGCTAIVSAPAVIGRCNDKNLTFKFCRSIGLPTPESWFDAAPYVGPFPVIQKHILGSGSSGLRQVERKEELAGFLSGRDMLQPFIAGDEFGLDVLNALDGEFVAVCVKRKLLMRAGETDKAQIIRDEALEDLGRRISKAFGHIGNLDCDVLRAKDGAIYCIDFNPRFGGGYPATHLAGFNYLKAILDMVRGEKPCLPPAPRLITVMKGISLHWCDTP; from the coding sequence ATGAAAGTGTTGTTTACGAATGCGGGACGGCGTACCTATCTGGTCCAGTTTGGACTGGATCTCGAGCATTCGGGCTATCCGGTGCACATTCATGTGTCTGATTGTAGTTTGCTGAGCGCGGCGATGCAGGTGGTGCCAACTGAGCGCACGCATCTGCTGCCGCCGGTGCTTGAAAATCCGCAGGCGTACCTGGCTGCGTTGCTTGACCTAGTCAGGCGGGAAAGGTTCGAAGTTATTTTCCCGTTGTCCGATCTGGACCCGATGATTTTGGCGCAGCATCGCGAGAAGTTTGACCTGCTCGGATGCACGGCGATTGTATCGGCACCGGCAGTGATAGGTCGTTGTAACGACAAGAATCTGACTTTCAAGTTTTGCCGTAGCATCGGTTTGCCAACGCCGGAATCTTGGTTTGATGCCGCTCCCTATGTTGGACCTTTCCCGGTGATCCAGAAACACATACTGGGTAGCGGGTCGAGCGGCCTGAGGCAGGTTGAACGCAAAGAGGAGCTGGCTGGCTTCCTCTCGGGCCGCGACATGCTGCAGCCGTTTATTGCAGGCGACGAGTTCGGTCTAGACGTCCTGAACGCACTTGACGGCGAGTTCGTTGCCGTCTGCGTCAAACGTAAATTGCTGATGCGGGCTGGGGAGACCGACAAAGCCCAGATTATTCGCGATGAGGCGCTGGAAGACTTGGGGCGACGCATCTCGAAGGCGTTTGGCCACATCGGCAATCTCGATTGCGATGTCTTGCGTGCGAAGGACGGTGCGATCTACTGCATCGATTTCAACCCCAGATTTGGCGGTGGTTACCCCGCCACGCATCTAGCGGGATTTAACTACCTTAAGGCAATTCTTGACATGGTGCGAGGCGAGAAACCCTGTTTGCCTCCTGCTCCACGACTGATTACCGTGATGAAAGGCATTTCTCTCCATTGGTGCGATACGCCATGA